From the genome of Rhodothermales bacterium, one region includes:
- a CDS encoding biopolymer transporter ExbD, with the protein MPLLKKKPRKSPEIPTSSMADIAFLLLIFFLVTTTIDVDTGIGMVLPPKLDEEIDPPPVKERNMLKILVNETGQVLLEDRPSQLTLIRDEVVKHVTNFGADVNYSERPGVAVISIKTSGKTPYNSYIEVLDEVWMAYFQIWDNEARSLGFPNYSTYQESLGADVENAVREKFPAAISIAEPDDTV; encoded by the coding sequence ATGCCCTTGCTCAAAAAGAAGCCGCGCAAGTCGCCCGAAATTCCGACATCCTCCATGGCGGATATAGCGTTCCTCCTGCTCATTTTCTTCCTGGTGACAACGACGATCGACGTCGATACGGGTATCGGCATGGTGTTGCCGCCGAAACTTGACGAAGAAATTGATCCTCCCCCCGTCAAGGAGCGTAATATGCTCAAGATCCTGGTCAACGAGACCGGTCAGGTGCTCCTTGAGGATAGGCCTTCGCAGCTGACGCTCATACGTGATGAGGTGGTCAAGCATGTGACGAACTTCGGCGCGGACGTCAACTACTCCGAACGCCCTGGTGTGGCGGTTATCTCCATCAAGACGTCGGGTAAGACACCCTACAATTCGTACATCGAAGTGCTGGACGAAGTCTGGATGGCGTACTTCCAGATCTGGGATAACGAGGCACGTTCGCTCGGCTTCCCTAATTATTCGACCTACCAGGAATCGCTCGGCGCCGATGTTGAAAATGCCGTCCGCGAAAAATTCCCCGCCGCCATTTCGATCGCCGAGCCCGACGACACGGTCTGA
- a CDS encoding DUF4293 family protein, which yields MIQRKQTVFLALAAVALLSSFLAPFEVVAASSWLPAVAPVLFALIALGGIYAIFQYADRARQRSIVLGLQYAALIVLLLVLGLRFVVRDASVAIDVAAWAVSAAPAAIAYVLFLFARKSIEKDIALVRSMDRLR from the coding sequence ATGATCCAGCGAAAACAAACCGTCTTCCTTGCGCTTGCCGCCGTGGCGCTATTGTCTTCGTTTCTTGCTCCATTTGAAGTGGTCGCGGCCAGTAGCTGGCTGCCGGCCGTCGCGCCAGTCCTTTTCGCGCTGATTGCGCTGGGGGGGATCTACGCCATCTTCCAGTATGCCGATCGAGCGCGTCAGCGCTCTATCGTCCTGGGGCTGCAATATGCCGCGCTGATCGTCTTACTGCTGGTGCTGGGGCTGCGTTTTGTCGTGCGAGATGCGTCCGTCGCTATCGATGTGGCCGCCTGGGCCGTGAGCGCCGCGCCGGCGGCTATTGCGTACGTGCTGTTTCTGTTCGCGCGCAAGTCGATTGAGAAGGACATCGCCCTGGTCCGTTCGATGGACCGTCTCCGCTGA
- a CDS encoding biopolymer transporter ExbD, with product MSQHFKKKKASVSANDIPTASLPDIIFMLLIFFMVTTVLRETTVQVRTLLPEAEALTKIEQKRLVSYVWVGPIKRPGNELGPTSVQIDDALVEDYAVIRTVMYRKWSEQPKLIVSLRVDQTSEMGIVTRVQQELREAGTLRINYSSKRELPAN from the coding sequence ATGTCACAGCACTTTAAAAAGAAAAAGGCGAGCGTCAGCGCGAACGACATCCCGACCGCTTCGCTTCCGGACATCATCTTCATGTTGTTGATCTTTTTCATGGTCACAACCGTGCTCCGCGAAACGACGGTACAGGTGCGAACGCTCCTGCCCGAGGCCGAGGCGCTCACGAAGATCGAACAGAAACGACTTGTGTCGTACGTCTGGGTCGGGCCGATCAAACGACCGGGCAACGAACTGGGCCCCACGTCGGTCCAGATCGACGACGCGCTCGTGGAAGACTACGCCGTGATTCGCACCGTGATGTACCGCAAATGGTCCGAACAGCCCAAGCTGATTGTGTCCCTCCGGGTTGATCAAACCTCGGAAATGGGCATTGTCACCCGGGTGCAACAGGAGCTGCGCGAAGCGGGAACTTTGCGGATCAATTATTCCTCTAAGCGCGAACTTCCAGCCAATTGA
- a CDS encoding DMT family transporter: MTPVAHSAGEPPRHVLVLVALGLVSFWSTSVLVRFAGEVPALALLVWRTMIAVFCLLPFLRKHHLAIYRRMSWREAGRIGMAGFLLGLHFYLFFESLRHTTVASTTVFTALSPIFMASIGFFFLRERLPPAAILGMVVATGGGAMIAWGDASTGSAPNPAWGNLLAIGASLTISIYLITGRVARQGLDWFAYMLPLYSVAALTILIAALVLEVPLTGYSPRVYVIGAVLAIGPQVLGHGSLNLAVRYISAAMLGVLSLTEPVGASALAFVLFDERPALVSLVGMGVALVGVLLAISPSFFRKTR; encoded by the coding sequence TTGACTCCTGTCGCTCATTCCGCCGGCGAGCCGCCACGCCACGTCCTCGTGCTGGTCGCGCTCGGCCTCGTCAGTTTCTGGTCTACTTCGGTGCTTGTGCGTTTCGCCGGCGAGGTCCCGGCCCTGGCGTTGCTGGTCTGGCGGACGATGATCGCCGTGTTCTGCCTCCTCCCGTTTCTGAGGAAACACCATCTGGCGATTTATCGCCGTATGAGCTGGCGCGAAGCCGGCCGAATCGGCATGGCCGGCTTCCTGCTGGGCCTGCATTTTTATCTCTTCTTTGAGTCGCTGCGGCATACGACCGTCGCGAGCACGACCGTCTTTACGGCGCTGAGTCCCATTTTTATGGCCTCGATCGGGTTTTTCTTCCTGCGTGAGCGCCTCCCTCCCGCGGCCATTCTGGGTATGGTTGTGGCCACCGGAGGTGGCGCCATGATTGCCTGGGGGGATGCATCGACGGGGAGCGCGCCGAACCCGGCGTGGGGAAATCTGCTCGCGATTGGCGCATCGTTGACGATAAGCATCTACCTGATCACCGGAAGGGTGGCGCGGCAGGGGCTCGACTGGTTTGCCTATATGTTGCCGCTGTACAGTGTAGCGGCGCTAACGATTTTGATCGCCGCGCTGGTGCTGGAGGTGCCGCTGACGGGGTATTCACCGCGGGTCTATGTGATTGGCGCGGTGCTGGCCATCGGCCCTCAGGTGTTGGGACATGGGTCGCTCAACCTGGCCGTACGCTACATCTCCGCGGCTATGCTGGGGGTCTTGTCGCTTACCGAACCGGTTGGCGCTTCGGCGCTGGCATTCGTATTATTCGACGAACGGCCGGCACTTGTATCGCTTGTAGGGATGGGGGTAGCACTGGTTGGCGTGTTGCTCGCCATCTCCCCGTCATTCTTCCGAAAAACGCGCTGA
- a CDS encoding isocitrate/isopropylmalate family dehydrogenase: MTHRITLIPGDGIGPEVVDAAVRVVEATGVSIQWERFESIGAAALEREGTPLPEALVDLIRETRVALKGPVATPIGKGFKSVNVQLRQKLDLHANVRPARTLPGIVTRFQNVNLLIFRENTEGLYSGIETFDERNQIADSTARITRRGSERIIRFAFEYARRLGHKQLTLVHKANILKLSSGMFLEIGREMAGQYPEVTFNERIIDNMCMQLVMYPERYDCIVTTNLFGDILSDLAAGLVGGLGVVAGANIGTEYAVFEAVHGSAPDIAGQNKANPTALILSAEMMLRHIGEPRAADALRDGLEDTLREGTHLTADVGGHHSTSAFADRVAAHVTDRR, translated from the coding sequence ATGACACATCGCATTACGCTTATCCCTGGCGATGGCATCGGTCCCGAAGTTGTCGACGCGGCCGTGCGCGTCGTTGAGGCCACCGGGGTTTCAATTCAGTGGGAACGGTTCGAGTCGATTGGCGCCGCGGCGCTTGAACGCGAGGGCACACCGTTACCCGAGGCGCTGGTGGACCTGATCCGCGAAACCCGTGTCGCCCTGAAGGGCCCGGTCGCCACACCCATCGGTAAAGGATTTAAGAGCGTCAACGTCCAGCTCCGTCAGAAGCTCGACCTTCACGCCAACGTTCGGCCGGCCCGCACGCTTCCAGGAATCGTCACCCGGTTTCAGAACGTCAACCTGCTCATCTTTCGCGAAAACACCGAGGGGTTGTATTCGGGGATCGAAACCTTCGACGAGCGCAACCAGATCGCCGATTCCACGGCTCGCATCACGCGCCGGGGGTCGGAGCGCATCATTCGTTTTGCCTTCGAATATGCGCGCCGGCTGGGGCATAAGCAGTTGACGCTGGTGCATAAGGCGAATATCCTCAAGTTATCTTCCGGTATGTTTCTGGAGATCGGCCGGGAGATGGCAGGCCAATACCCGGAAGTTACCTTTAACGAGCGGATCATCGACAACATGTGCATGCAGCTCGTCATGTATCCCGAACGGTACGATTGCATCGTCACTACGAACCTGTTCGGCGACATCCTTAGCGACCTCGCCGCAGGGCTGGTGGGTGGGCTGGGTGTGGTAGCCGGCGCTAACATTGGTACGGAATACGCCGTCTTTGAAGCGGTGCACGGCAGCGCGCCGGACATCGCCGGCCAGAATAAGGCCAATCCGACGGCCCTCATCCTGTCGGCCGAGATGATGCTTCGCCACATCGGTGAACCGCGTGCGGCGGATGCCCTGCGAGACGGTCTCGAGGACACCCTCCGCGAGGGGACGCATCTGACGGCCGACGTCGGCGGCCATCACTCGACCTCGGCGTTTGCCGATCGGGTCGCAGCACATGTTACGGACCGGCGTTAA